One Vigna unguiculata cultivar IT97K-499-35 chromosome 7, ASM411807v1, whole genome shotgun sequence genomic region harbors:
- the LOC114192633 gene encoding E3 ubiquitin protein ligase DRIP2-like, whose translation MTMKRLVRVKRDAIAACMTCPLCNKFLKEATAISLCLHTFCRKCIYDKITDEELENCPVCNIDLGIVPLEKMRPDNSLQDLRNKIFPFNKRKQKAAVAIPSVLLPARRKERSLSSLVVSTPRVSTQSTMTGRRTKPTRKALGLQGSGFSVEKLIKKEEELLEDRQDSSCSPDTSNKSAKSAGQSLSPCKNSQSICNRGLQNGAETQEAKWDLWKTLNYLAEAASRSKSFKSNVQASNAKPESVKVNDTDTKVLKAKIKENKRKAKVADEKISTDHVSPDTAKPNKLRRVRPKKEHAFGESRISPQAVLDANDSNLLWNDSIWFSLAASENQEGDAPLPQIPSSYVRIKDGSIPVSFIQKLLMKKLGLKSEDEVEIKCMGHPVLPSLQVQNLVELWLDTASTGHRIPATIGSSGKDFVMILTYGRKVQQPSS comes from the exons ATGACGATGAAGAGGCTTGTGAGAGTGAAGAGGGATGCAATTGCAGCATGCATGACTTGCCCGCTTTGCAACAAGTTCCTCAAGGAGGCCACTGCCATTTCTCTTTGCCTTCATACGT TTTGCAGGAAGTgcatttatgataaaattacaGATGAAGAATTGGAAAATTGTCCAGTATGCAACATTGATTTGGGCATTGTTCCGCTGGAGAAAATGAG GCCAGACAACAGTTTGCAAGATTTAAGGAACAAAATTTTCCCTTTCAATAAAAGAAAGCAGAAGGCAGCTGTAGCTATCCCTTCAGTACTATTACCAGCTAGAAGAAAGGAAAGATCACTTTCATCTTTGGTTGTCAGCACTCCAAGGGTATCTACACAATCAACCATGACAGGAAGAAGAACAAAACCAACAAGAAAGGCACTAGGCCTGCAGGGCTCTGGTTTCTCTGTTGAAAAGCTCATTAAAAAAGAAGAGGAATTACTGGAAGATCGCCAAGATAGTTCATGCTCACCTGACACTTCAAACAAGTCTGCAAAGAGTGCGGGACAG AGTTTGTCACCTTGTAAAAATAGTCAATCCATATGCAATAGAGGACTGCAGAATGGTGCTGAAACACAGGAAGCAAAATGGGATCTTTGGAAAACTTTGAACTATTTAGCAGAGGCTGCAAGTAGGAGCAAGTCTTTCAAGTCTAATGTGCAAGCATCTAATGCTAAACCAGAATCCGTGAAAGTAAATGACACTGATACTAAAGTGCTGAAAGCCAAAATTAAGGAAAATAAGCGCAAGGCAAAAGTTGCAGATGAAAAGATTAGCACTGATCATGTCTCTCCAGATACAGCAAAACCCAACAAATTGCGAAGAGTTCGCCCAAAAAAGGAACATGCTTTTGGAGAATCTAGAATATCCCCTCAGGCTGTTCTGGATGCTAATGACAGTAACCTCTTATggaatgactcaatttggttctcCTTAGCAGCTTCCGAAAACCA GGAAGGAGATGCACCTTTACCCCAAATTCCTTCAAGTTATGTAAGAATAAA GGACGGAAGCATACCTGTCTCATTTATCCAAAAATTGTTAATGAAGAAACTGGGCCTGAAAAGTGAGGATGAG GTTGAGATCAAATGCATGGGACATCCTGTGCTTCCTTCACTACAGGTACAGAATTTAGTTGAATTGTGGCTTGATACGGCATCTACAGGCCACAGAATTCCTGCAACCATAGGATCCTCAGGGAAAGATTTTGTGATGATCCTAACCTATGGTCGGAAGGTCCAACAACCTTCATCATGA
- the LOC114189724 gene encoding GABA transporter 1-like, producing MGSTRDLETEKSDSEEAESGKGTWKQAAFHVATTIATPAAYAPLPFAIASLGWPLGVSSLVSATLATWYSSFLIASLWKWNGEKHFTYRHLAHSIFGLWGYWSIAIFQQVASLGNNIAIQIAAGSSLKAVYKHYHHNGTLTLQHFIIFFGIFELLLSQLPDIHSLRWVNALCTFSTIGFAGTTIGVTFYNGKKIDRTSVSYSLHGSSASKFFKAFNALGTIAFSFGDAMLPEIQNTVREPAKRNMYKSISAAYTVIVLTYWQLAFSGYWAFGSEVQPYILASLSIPEWTVVMANLFAAIQISGCFQIYCRPTYGYFEEGTGLKSNKSTTYFPYRNRLTRLIFTSIYMVLVTLIAAAVPFFGDFVSICGAIGFTPLDFVFPALAYLKAGRAPNNSKLGPFLRPLNILIATCFSLVAILGCIGAVRLIVEDIKNYKFFHDM from the exons ATGGGGTCAACGCGAGACTTGGAGACAGAGAAAAGTGATTCAGAAGAAGCAGAGAGTGGTAAAGGAACATGGAAGCAAGCAGCTTTCCATGTTGCCACCACCATTGCCACACCTGCTGCTTATGCCCCTTTGCCCTTTGCTATTGCTTCTCTCGGTTGGCCTCTTg GTGTGAGTAGTCTCGTGAGTGCAACACTTGCCACCTGGTACTCTAGCTTTTTGATCGCTTCTCTGTGGAAATGGAACGGGGAGAAGCACTTTACCTATAGACATCTGGCACATAGTATTTTCG GATTGTGGGGGTACTGGTCTATTGCTATTTTTCAGCAGGTAGCTTCTCTGGGAAATAACATTGCCATTCAAATTGCAGCTGGCAGCAGCCTTAAG GCAGTTTACAAGCACTATCATCATAATGGAACATTGACCCTGcagcattttattattttctttggaATCTTTGAACTCCTTCTCTCCCAGCTCCCGGATATTCACTCACTGAGATGGGTAAACGCACTGTGTACTTTCAGCACAATAGGCTTTGCTGGAACAACCATTGGTGTTACCTTTTACAATG GGAAGAAGATTGATAGGACTTCAGTAAGTTATAGTTTGCACGGTAGCTCTGCTTCTAAGTTCTTCAAAGCCTTCAATGCGCTTGGGACCATTGCCTTTTCATTTGGAGACGCAATGCTTCCAGAAATACAG AATACGGTGAGAGAACCTGCTAAGAGGAATATGTACAAAAGCATATCAGCAGCATATACTGTCATAGTATTGACTTACTGGCAATTGGCCTTCTCTGGATACTGGGCATTTGGATCAGAAGTCCAACCTTATATTTTAGCTTCACTGTCTATTCCAGAATGGACTGTTGTTATGGCAAATTTGTTTGCAGCAATTCAAATATCTGGGTGCTTTCAG ATATACTGCAGGCCAACATATGGCTATTTTGAGGAAGGAACAGGGTTGAAGTCTAACAAATCTACTACCTATTTTCCCTACAGAAATCGCCTAACACGACTTATTTTTACTTCCATATACATGGTTCTTGTTACTCTTATTGCTGCTGCAGTGCCCTTCTTTGGAGATTTTGTGTCCATCTGTGGGGCAATTGGATTTACTCCTTTGGACTTTGTGTTCCCCGCTTTAGCATACCTTAAGGCTGGAAGAGCGCCCAATAACTCCAAACTTGGCCCTTTCCTGCGaccattaaatattttaatagctACCTGCTTTTCATTAGTTGCTATCTTGGGTTGCATTGGTGCAGTCAGACTCATAGTGGAAGATATCAAGAACTACAAGTTCTTCCATGATATGTGA
- the LOC114189725 gene encoding PRA1 family protein D-like, with translation MSSINFSPLSSGYNSIPSMSRATAPTGFSTRRPWEEFVALSSFTLPYSLGEATLRLRRNLGHFRVNYAMIALFVLFLSLLWQPISLIVFIAVFIAWFFLYFFRDGPVVVLHRTLDDRLVLATLAALTVAALVLTGVWLNVVSAVLVAAAVVALHAAFRNTDDLYMDELEVSDGGLVSVVGGSPTKRTGQTRI, from the coding sequence ATGTCGTCCATTAACTTCTCGCCCCTTTCCTCTGGTTACAATTCAATCCCTTCCATGTCACGCGCCACCGCTCCTACCGGCTTTTCCACTCGGCGTCCATGGGAGGAGTTCGTTGCGCTTAGCTCGTTCACGCTCCCCTACTCCCTCGGCGAAGCCACGCTTCGTCTCAGGCGCAATCTTGGACACTTCCGTGTGAATTACGCCATGATCGCGCTCTTCGTCCTGTTCCTCAGCCTTCTCTGGCAACCGATTTCCCTCATCGTGTTCATCGCCGTTTTCATCGCGTGGTTCTTTCTCTATTTCTTCCGTGACGGCCCTGTGGTCGTGCTCCACCGCACGCTCGACGACCGCCTCGTCCTTGCCACGCTCGCTGCCCTCACTGTGGCGGCGCTCGTCCTCACCGGCGTCTGGCTGAACGTGGTTTCAGCTGTGCTCGTTGCGGCGGCGGTGGTGGCACTGCATGCGGCGTTTCGGAACACCGATGATTTGTATATGGATGAATTGGAAGTTTCTGATGGGGGTTTGGTCTCGGTTGTTGGCGGTAGCCCAACGAAACGAACAGGGCAAACTAGAATATAG